The DNA window AAGTTCACGATCGTCATCGTCACGCACAACATGCAGCAGGCCGCCCGCGTCTCCGACCGCACGGCCTTCTTCTCGATCGAGAAGACGGGCGACCCCGGCCGCCTCATCGAGTACGACAACACCCAGAAGATCTTCAGCAACCCCAGCGTCAAGAAGACCGAGGACTACATCACGGGCCGCTTCGGCTGAGGTGCAAGGAAGTACAGGGAGTGCAAGGAAGGGCCCCTTCTTATCGCTTTTCGCATAGGAAGGGACCCTTCTCGACATGCCCGGTCATCGAGGGAGCCGCCGGGCGCAGGGCCCGTCGTGGTCCGGCCGGAGCAGGCAGCGGCGGCCGTTGGCGAGGTGCCGCGGGCAGAAGGCCGGATGTCGTACCGCTGGCTGGTCGGCCTCGCAGACGGTCGCGTCGTCGCATTCGACCAGGTTGTGGAAGCTGAGCGAGCGGGCGATCACGCGGGCGACCCGTACGGCCGTGGTCAGGTCGTCGGCCGCGACCGGCAGCTGGATGAGGTACCGGTGACGGGTCGCCGGGCGTCCGACCTCCCCGCTGCCGCGCATCGCCGCCGTGTCACTGCCGTTCACCGGGTGTCGCCTCTCTGTTGGCCTGGTGGGTCTGGAAGGGGCGGGCCCGTCCCACGGCCGGCTACGGACGGACCCGCCCCGCCCTGCCACCGCAGCTTCCATCAGCGGTACGGCAGCAGGGCTGGTCCGGGTGCGGGAGCCGGCCGGTAGCCGGCAGGGCGCTGGTTCGCATTCCGCAGCAGGTCACGGGCCTGCGCCTGCTCGGACTGCCACCGGCGGAGGGCGTCCTTGATTCGATGGGTCTCCCCGCGGGCCCGCTCGGCCGCCCGCTGGGCGTCGGCCAGTTCGGCGGCGACCCGGTCGAGGAAGGTCAGCACCTCGTCGGGATCGAGGCCGCGCCGCCCGAGGCGGGTGCGGCCGAACCGGCGGGTCCGCACATCGGCCGGCCGCAGGGGTACGCACGACGCGGACCGGTACGCGGTCCCGCCGGCTCGTTCCGGTACGGCGGAACGACGGCCGAGCAGCCGCTCGACGAGCTGCCTCATGGAGATCCTGCCTTTCGACGTCTGCCAGGGAGAGGGCGGCCCGCCCCTGAGTTGCCGCCCAGGGACGGGACCGCCTGCCGGACCGGCCAGGGGAACGGCGGCACGGCAGGGGGTTGAAGCCAACACGTTGCCGCCGGCCGCAGCCACAGACCCGCAGCACCCTTTCAATGTGCACGGTACACCATACAGGGGCACATTCAAGCTCCGTGCACCTTGCAAGGACAGGGCTGCCTACCGTCAAGCCATGGATTTGGTTGCCCTGTCTGACATCGCCAAGATGCTTGGCAACGTGTCCCGGACCCGGGCGACCGAGATCACCAACCGGAAGGGCTTCCCCGATCCCGTGGCCACGGTCGCCAATGGTCGGCTGCGCATCTGGCTACGGGCCGATGTCGATCGCTGGATCCGGGAGCACCGCCCACATCAGGCAGACTGAGCAGTGCTCCAGGTCGGGAGGTCGCAGCGTGCCACGTCAGCCGCTGCGCGTGATGGGAACCGCCGAGATCGCGGAGTACCTCGGAGTGCAACACCGTTGCGTTTAGCGCCGTGAGCGGGAGGCAAGCCCCTTTTCGAAGATTGTGATGTCGGCGTGGAAGGTGTAGGTCTGCGTGGTTGCGGGGTGCTGTCCGGCGTTCGGGCTGTACTTGCTGGTCGGGTTCTTGCGGGAGCGGGCCTTGATTCGAGGGCGGCGCCAGGCGGGTAGGAGGTCGGCCAGCGCGGCGTGGCCTATCGTGCCGAGGAGGTCGGTTGAGCTGCCGGGAAGGATTCCGCTGGCGGTGGTGATCGTGTCGGCGGCGGCGTCGATGAGGACGGTGAAGCTGATCCGGTCCATGTCCAGGCCGGGCTGGGTGCAGGTGGCGTCTGCTGCCGCGCGGATGAGGGCCTGGTAGGCGGTGAGCAGGGCGTACACCTCCTGCTCGATCCCGGGGATGCTGCGGGAGCGCAGGACGCGGCCGTCGAGCATGGTCGCTTTGATCGAGAAATACGTGGTTTCGGCCTGCCAGCGTTCGTGGTAGAGGTCCACGAGTTCGTGGGCGGGGTAGCGGGTGTGGTCTGTCAGGCTGGTGATCAGCCGCCACTGCTCGCGCCGCAGGCTGCCGTCGGCCAGTGTGACGGTGACCTGCGCTTCGATGACCCGCACCAGGATGAGAGCGGGTAGGCTGCCGTAGCCGATGCGGGCCAGGTAGGAGCCGTCGGGTAGGCGACGCTGGATGGTCGGGCAGCGGCGGGCGGATGAGCGGACCAGGAACTGCGCGCCGGTGGCGCCGACGTCGCGCAGGAATTCCGCGGCGTCGAAGCCGGCGTCGGCCAGCAGCAGCATCGTGCGGTCCAGGACGCCCAGAAGCCGCTGCGCGTAAGCCAGTTCGCCTTCTGTTTCGGGGCCGAAGGCCGCGGCGAGCAGGGCGCGGGTCCCGCACTCGATCATCACGAGCAGCCGTAGCAGCGGGTAGCCGAACTCCAGCTTGTCTCCTACGCGTGTGGGGTAGCGCCAGGTGACCTGTTCCTCGTCGGGCACGTGCAGGTGGGTGCCGTCGATGGCCACGGTACGCAGGCCCCGGTAGAACACGCCGGGCTGGCCGAGCAGACCGACGGCACCGGCCAGGGTCTCGAACAGGCGCCGTAGCGGCGCTACTCCGACCCGGCGGCGAGCGCGTGACAGTGAGGAGATACTCGGCCGCGTCAGGCACAAGCCGGCCAGGGCCGCGGTCAGCTTCCCCCACGTCGCTCGGTAGGAACAGCGGTCGAGCAGGGCGAGTGCGAGGACGAAGTACACCACGACCCGAGACGGCAGCAGCCGCAGCCGCTTCTCGCGTGTCCCGGTTTCTTCCAGCACCGCGTCGACCAGGTCGAAGTCGATGATCTGGGTCAACTCGCCCAGATGTCCGGGCGCGTGCACACCCCCGGCTACCTCGATCGACCGGGTGATGACAGACTTCTCCTGCAACGGGACTCCTGAGGCATGATCTTCTTGCTCGACACAAGTTGATCTATCAGAAGTCCCGTTCGCGTCTTCAAAGTCCCCCTTGACTCATCCGCCGATCGCCAAACGCAACGGCGTTGCCTCGGAGTGTCCCGGCAGTGGGTGGAGGTTCTGAGCAAACGTCGGGACTTCCCCGAGCCGGCAGCGGTTCTGAAGGCCGGCCGAATCTGGCGGACGGAGGACATCGAGCACTGGGCGACCGAGCACCGGCCGCAATCCGAACCCGACGAGCCCGCGTAGGGGTCTACAAAAAGATCAGTGGTTGAAGACTGACCAGCAGGGCCCCACTCGGGCGGGTGCCGCCCGAATGATTGCCCTGGCTCTGCTCTGGGGCTCCAGCTTCCTGTGGATCAAGCTGGCCCTGCGCGGCTTCAACCCCGTTCAGATCGTCTTCGCCCGCCTCCTGCTCGGCTTCGTGGTCCTGACACCGCTGGCCCTGTCCCGCGGCCTGCGATTTCCCAAAGGCCGGGCCACCTGGGCGCACCTGTTCGTCGCCGCGCTGGTCTCCAACGCCGTTCCGTACGTGCTGTTCGTCGCCGTTCTCCTGGGCTGGCTGGCTCTCGGCGAGGCCGTCACGCCCGCGATCCTGGCCGGCATCACCCTGGTCCTCCTCGGCGTCGCCCTCACCAGAAGTTGAAGCACCGGCCGAGTGCCGGCCGCTGCCGACGCACGCTCATGCCGAGAAGCGGATGTTCGATATGCGAGCGCGTTACCCCGCTTCGACGGCCTACCGGTCCTGGCCTGGGGCGGGGCCGGTGGTCCGCTACAGTCCGCCCGTGTCGACCGACGAGTTGCTGCTTACCCATCCCCGACTCGCCCGCACCTAGACATCTGCACCTCGGTCGACGGCGCTCGCCTGCTGCGCCGCCCGCCCGTGCGACCGCCGTCGTCGTACAGAGCGCCGCTGCTCGCCCCGGCCGAGGCCGAGACGGCCGCGCAGCATTTGGAGGACCTGGCCGACCTGGCCGACTCCGGCTACCGGCCGCCGCGCGGCCGACCCGCTACAGCCGGGCGGCCCGCCGTCTGCGGCACATCGTCGACGTCGACGCCGGCCCTGGCCGCTGAGTACCTGACCGCCGGAGACCAGGAGCTGCCGCTGACCGTGGGGGGAGCTGCTCGCCCTGTTGCACATCCAGGAGCCGGCCGGCGCAGGTCCGGCGACCCCGCCGGCACGTGGCCGCGCGGGCCTGCGAGCGGGCCGGCGGAGACACCGGCGCGGTCTGGATGGACATCGCCGGTTGACCTGCGCTGTGAGCCGGTGTGGGTCAGGGGTCAGGCCCCGCGGGGCCCGGCGTGGGGTGTGGATGTGTGGTGACGCACGTGTGGGCGGGATGGCTGGCGTCGCCGGTGTCGACTACCGTCACTTTACGGTGAGGGGTGCGTGGCTCTCGGCGATCAACACTGCCGGTGGTGGTGGGCGTCGGCCGGGTCGTGGGGCGAGGTGTGGGGGTTTTGGCCGCCGGGTGGGCGACGGGGTGGTGAGGTTGTCGCCGGCGAGGTGGTCGGGGGCTGGGGTGGGCGGCCTGCGGGGCTGGCTGATCCGTACTGGGTGTCCTTGGTTCGGGGGCGGGGAAGGAGCGTTGCGCGTTGGTCGCCGCCGCTTTTTCGACTGTTGAGCTCAGTGAGAGTTCGTTGCGGGTTTTAGAAGGGTTCACCGGGGTGCGGGTGTCCCGGGCGAGGTTGCCGTTGTTGTGGGATGACATCGGCACGCTGGAGTTGCTGGCGTATCGGGTGCGTACGGTGCTGGGTCCGTTGCTGGAGCAGACGGTCAGGGCGGTCCGGCAGGCGGGGGAGGGTGAGGCCTTCGACCGGTTCGTGGCGCAGACCGTTCCGTTCGTGGGGAAGATGGCCGAGACGGCCGATCTGATGCTCGCCGTGGTGGAGGCGGAGAAGAAGTTCTTCCTGGAGACGGAGGCCGGCAAGCGTACGACGGTGGCGATGTTCTCCTTCATGCAGGCCGAGTTCGCCGCCGCGGCCGCGATGTGGTTCTGGAATCCGGTGGGGGCGGCGGCGCACGTCGCTCAGGCGCGGACGGTCATCCAGGTGGTCCTGCGGTCGGCGTTGGTGCGGTCGGCGGCGAGTAGCACGGCGATGCAGATGTTGTTCATGCCGGGTTCCGCGCTGCTGGCCGAGGTGTCGATGATGACCGATGGTTTGCAGTCGGGGGTGAACTGGTCGGCGGTCGGTAAGCAGGCGGCGTTCGCGGGGGCGGTGGCGTTCCTGAGCACGGCGGGCGGGCCGGCGTTGGGCAAGGTCGCTGGCGTTGTCGCCGGCGCGGTCGGCAAACTCGGCCTGTCGGACAGCACCAGAATGCTGTTGACCGATCTGTTGACGCGGCCGGTGTTGGAGACCGGCACGGAGGGGCTGTTCGGTATCGGTGCCAGCTTGATGGTCGACGGGTACTGGGACACCGGCAATCTCGGTGCCGATCTTCTGTCCGGGGCGATTTCGGGGGCGGGCGGGTCGACCGCGAGCGGCCTCGGGATCGTCGTGAGTCGCGCCATGATGCAGCCCCGGGTGCAGATGCCTCGCCCCGACTTCACGTGGGATGGTAGGCCGGTCCTGCCGGTGGGGCCGACACCGGTTGGTGGGGACACATTCAAGGGGTACCGGGCTGGGGTCGATGATCCGAAGCCTGTGGTGGACGGCGGGCAGTCCCCGCCGCCGCCCCCGCCTGCGCTGCCGGCATCGAACATGCCCGCGCCGAGTCTGGACCTGCCCGCGCCGCGCCTGGACCTGTCGGTGCCGTCGTGGTCGGTGCCGAGCCTGTCGGTGCCGGTTGCGCCGGCGCCGCAGTGGGTTGTGGCAGCGGGTGGGCCGGTGGTCGAGCGGTGGTATCGGTTCCAGCAGGATCTGGTGGATCGTTACGGTGGGTTGCTGGCCGGGGTGGCTCGGGCGGGCGAGAGCATGGCCGCGCTCGCCGTGCCGGTCGAGGGGGTTTTCGCCGGGTGGGTCGAGGCCCGGCGGGGTGATCGGGTTGTTGCGGCTTTCCTGTCCGCGGTCGGTCTGCCCGCTGCCGCGCTGACCGAGGGGTTTCTGACGGGTGTTCGGCAGCGGGCGGTGGCCCGGATGGTCGAGGCGTTGGCGCCCGCGGGTGGGCAGGTCCCGGCCGAGGTGCGGTCGGAGCAGGTGGTCGCCGGGCTGCCGGCGGCGTTCGACCGGCAGGCGCTGCGCTCGATCGCGCACCTGGCCGTCCAACACCACATCGACCAGCACCTCGCCGCCGGCCTACCCACAGGCCCCGGCACGCCGACAGGCCCCGGCACGCCGTCGGCCGCTGGCGTGCCGGGGGGCGCTGGGGCGGTGGCGCCGTCCGCCGCCGTGCTCGATGCGGTCGTGGGCGGCGTGCGGAGCCAGGTGGACCGAAGGGTCGATGCGATCCTCGGTGCCCCCGCCGTGCTGCCGGCCGTGCTGCCCGCTGTGGTGGCCGGTCCCGACGCCGCGCAGGTGGCCGCCGTGGCGGACGCGGTCCGGCAGGTGGTCATCGACCTGCCCGCCCGTTTCTCGGCCGCGGCCGTTACCGGCGTCACCGGACCGGCCGCCGATGTGGCTACCATCGACGTTCCGGAAAGCGGGCGTACCGGCGCGCCGACAGTGCCGGTAACGCCCGAGCAGCACACCGCGGCGGCGGCCGGTCTGGCGCGGGCCCAGTTCACCGCGCTGGCCCACCGGTACGGCCTGGATCCGGCCGGTCACGACATCCTCGCCGGGTCGTTCCAACAGGAATGGAAGCACCGGTACCAGCAGGTCCTCGCCGAGGCCGCCGGCAGCGCCACGCCCGGCACGGCGGGGACGCCTGGCACCCCGGACGCGGCCAGCGCCGGTAGTACAGTGCCGGCTGGCGCCGCCTCCCGCGCTGATGGCACGCCGATCCACCACAACGCCACCGCCAGTGACAGCGCCAGCGCCAGCGACAGCGACAGCGCCAGTGGCAGTGGCAGTGGCAGTGGCAGTGGCAGTGACAGTGGCATGTCTGTTTCCAGCGACGACGTGTTCAGCAACCTCGACACCACCGACACCATGTCGATCAGTGATGTGTCCTTGCCGGACGAGTCGCTTGGCGGGGTGCCTGGCAAGCACGGCCTCAGCGACGCGGGTTCGTTCAGCGACGGGGATTCGTGGCGGGATGTGTCGTTGCGGGACGGGCTGGTCAGTGGCGGCCCCGGCAGGCACGGCGAGCCGGCTGTCGCGGCAACCGGGCAGGCCGTTGCGGCAACCGGGCAGGCCGTCGGGATGTTCGAGTCCGGGCAGCGGGTCGCCGACTGGGCCGCTGCGGAGCAGGTGCGTCCCGGCAGCGGTGACCTGTGGTGGTGCGTGGCGGCCACTCTCGATGTGTTCCACACCGTGTACAAGCGGTTGGGCAACCGGGCGGTGTTCGACGACCGGATCATCGGACCGGATGGCCGGCTCGCGCCCACCATGGGCTGGCCGCAACTGATGGAGATCCTCGACACGGTACCCGAGCGTGTCGCCCACCCCGACGGGGTCGCGGGAGAAGACGTGCTGGCCGCGTTGCGGACGGCGCCGGGGTCGATGGTCGTGGTCAGGGCCGCGCCACCGAACGAACCGCAGCACGTGTTCGCCCTACACAGCCAGCCACAGGATTCCGGGCCGCCGAGGATCCAGGTGCGGGACCCTCTGCTGCCCGGCGCCGCCGACCGACCCGAGCCGGACGACCCGATACGTGATCCGTGGCTGCGACACCTGTTCGCATCCAGCACCCGGGTGGCCGCGTTCGACCGGAACGGTCGACCCGCCACCATCACCGACCTGCTCGGCCAGACCACCGGCCACCCGCAACCGACAACCACGACCGACACCGACACCAGCGCGTTCCTGCTCGCCTCCACCAGCCCGCCACGCGGCCCGTCCCACGCGATGCTCACCACCTCCACCGACCCGGCCGACTCTCCAGGCGGACTGCCATCCGATCCAGCGGGCAACGGCGATCCGTCTGGCCTGGCGTCTGGTGATCAGGAATTCCAGAACGTATGGGACCCGGATCTGGATGGGATGGATCTGGACACACCAAAGCTCGACGAGTGGGGGCCGCCGCAGGACACCGAACAGGTCCAGTCCCCGCTGTCCGGAATGCCAGGGGTGGATGTCGCGTGGGTGCCGTTGGGTGTGGGGGACAACGCGACCGTGGCGGTCCCGCAACAGCGGGATGCGGGAGACCACGACCCGTCTTATCTTGACCCGAGACTTCTTGACCCGGCATTCGTGGAGGATCTGTGGATGCCGTACCTGGACCCGGACCCGGACCTGGGTGTGGGTCTAGGTCCGGGAGGGGTGGAACTGTCGGCGCTGCCGCCCGGCTGGGGGTGGACGCCACCGGACGGCACCGAACAGGTCGATTCTTTGTACCCGCCGTCTGGGGTTGTGCCGGAGGTGGATGTCGCGTGGGCGCCGTCGGTGGTAGGGGACGACGTGACCGCGCCGGACGATCGGGACACGGAAGATCACAACCTGTCTTCTCTTGACCCGGCGCTTCTTCTGGATGGTGTGGATGGGGTTGGCCGGCCGGTGTTGGAGTTCGCGGTGCCGGCTGATGGGTATTGCGTGTTGTCGGCGTTCGTTGTCGCTGATCCGGTGTGGGTGCGGGACGTGTTGGCGCAGGCAGGGGTGCTGCCGGCGGATCTGTATGAGTGGCTGTCCGGTCCTGAGCGGGTGCGCGTCAGTGTGGGGTGGATGGCTGGTGAGGTGCCGGCCGGGTCTGAGTTGGCGCGGGTGAACGAGTTGTTGCAGGCCCGTGTCGGGTCGTACCTGGACATTTGTTTCGGGTGGTTGCCGGCCGATGTGGTGATGCAGCGGCGGCATCTGCCGCAGGGGCAGCCGTGGCGGCAGGTGCGGGAGCTCAGCGATGGGCAGGTGTTGGCGCGGCTGATGGAACGTGTCGGCGACCAGGGCGTTTCGGTGGGCGGTGTTGTCACCGAGGCTGGTTTCCTGGATGCGGGGCGGATCGGGCAGCGGTATGACGAGGCGCGTGCGGAGTTGATCGGGTTAAAGCAAAATCCAGGCGCGGTGACGGATGTGCCGCAGGAGCAGTTGGACTTCGTCAATGGGCGTGGCCGGGGTTTCCCGGTGGCGTTGTTGGCGCCGGATCGGGCCCGTGACTATCTGGTCCACGTGTTGAGCACGTCTGACGGGCCGCTCGAGGCGGACGAGTTTGCCGAGGTCGTCGACACGGTGGCGGATTGGGACCGCCGGTGGGCGGAGCCGGGTGGGGAGTTCCTGCTGCCGTTGCTGGCCCACGCCACCGGTAGCCGGATCACCGTTTGGCAGCGCACGGGGCGGGGGGCGAGCCCGGTGGCGGTGTTCGGGCCGCGGGACGGCCGGCGGGTCACCTTGTACTACGTCGCGGCCGACCCGGCGAACCCCACCCACTACAACCACTACAACGCCGCTGTTCCCGCTGCTGTCCCGTTACCGTCCGCGCCGGCCGAGCTGCCGCGGTCAGACGAGTGGGACGAGTTGTTCACGCGATTCTCCGGCGTGATGGGGCTGCCAGGTGCTGAGGATGTGCGCCGTGGTCTGCAGGCGGAGTTCGACCTCATCATCGACAGAACCAACTTCGCTGAAGAGAACGGCCTGTCCCCGGAGGACGTTCACCGGCTGCGGCAGGCCTTGGACACGCGCGGGACGTCCGTTCCCCACCTCAAGGGGGCGCTGCTACGCCTGATGTCCGAGGTGTACGAGGTCAACATCACCCTGGCCTCGGCCGCGTCGGGATTCCACGACAACGATGGTTTCGCACCCGGGTATCCCAGGATGGTCGCACTGGGCCACCCCGACACTCAGATCACGTCCGGCCCGGCATCTCCGCACACGCGATCCACACCGATCCGTACCGGCCAATCGGCAAGCCCGCACCCCACACCACAGCCGCCCCCAGCGGCCTCCACCACCAAGGCGCCACTACCAGAACCGCCAGATCACGTGGTCACTTGGCGGCCCGGCACGGACGGGCCTCAAACCTTCCGCGATTACATGGCAGAGCTGGAAGGAAAGGGTGAACTCCCCGACCGGGTATCCCTGCCCAAAAAGAAAAATGGGTCGTTTGGGCCGGGGATGGCCGTATGGGTGAAAGCCTGGGCACAGGGACTGCAGGGTAAGACCGCCCCCGACGGCCACCCCTACACCCAGGATGAGGTAGCCACACTATCCGGCAAACTGATCGACCAGACATCGGTCGGGAATTATTGGCGGGAGGCGGCGCCGCCGCTGCCCCCACCACCAGATCACGTGGTCACCTGGCGGCCCAGCAAGGACGGGCCCGCCACCCTCCGCGAATACCTGAAGACGCTGGAAGAAAAGGGTGAACTCCCCGACGGCGCATCCCTGCCCAAAAAGAAAAATGGGAAGTTTGGGCCGGGGATGGCCGTATGGGTGAAAGCCTGGGCACAGGGACTGCAGGGTAAGACCGCCCCCGACGGCCACCCCTACACCCTGGATGTGGTAGCCGAACTATCCGGCAACCTGATCAACCAAAAATCGGTCGGGAGATATTGGCGGGAGGCGGCGCCGCCGCTGCCCCCACCACCAGATCACGTGGTCACCTGGCGGCCCGGCAAGGACGGGCCCGCCACCCTCCGCGAATACCTGAAGACGCTGGAACAAAAGGGTGAACTCCCCGACCGGGTATCCCTGACCCCCGACAGAAAGGGGAGGCTGGGGCCGGGGATGGCCGTATGGGTGAAAGCCTGGGCACAGGGACTGCAGGGTAAGACCGCCCCCGACGGCCACCCCTACACCCAGGATGCGGTAGCCACACTATCCGGCAAACTGATCACCCACGTATCGGTCGGGAAATATTGGCGGGAGGCGGCGCCGCCGCTGCCCCCACCACCAGATCACGTGGTCACCTGGCGGCCCAGCAAGGACGGGCCCGCCACCCTCCGCGAATACCTGAAGACGCTGAAAGAAAAGGGTGAACTCCCCGACCCGGTATCCCTGACCCCCGACAAACAGGGGAAGCTGGGGCCGGGGATGGTCGTATGGGTGAAAGCCTGGGCACAGGGACTACAGGGTAAGACCGCCCCCGACGGCCACCCCTACACCCTGAATGTGGTAGCCGAACTATCCGGCAACCTGATCAACCAAAAATCGGTCGGGAGATATTGGCGGGAGGCGGCGCCGCTGCCCCCACCACCAGATCACGTGGTCACCTGGCGGCCCGGCAAGGACGGGCCCGCCACCCTCCGCGAATACCTGAAGACGATGGAAGAAAAGGGTGAACTCCCCGACCCGGTATCCCTGACCCCCGACAGAAAGGGGAGGCTGGGGCCGGGGATGGCCGCATGGGTGAAAGCCTGGGCACAGGGACTACAGGGTAAGACCGCCCCCGACGGCCACCCCTACACCCAGGATGAGGTAGCCACGCTATCCGGCAAACTGATCACCCACGTATCGGTCGGGAATTATTGGCGGGAGGCGGCGCCGCCGCTGCCCCCACCACCAGATCACGTGGTCACCTGGCGGCCCAGCAAGGACGAGCCCGCCACCCTCCGCGAATACCTGAAGACGATGGAAGAAAAGGGTGAACTCCCCGACCGGGTATCCCTGACCCCCGACAAACAGGGGAGGCTGGGGCCGGGGATGGCCGCATGGGTGAAAGCCTGGGCACAGGGACTACAGGGTAAGACCGCCCCCGACGGCCACCCCTACACCCAGGATGCGGTAGCCACACTATCCGGCAAACTGATCACCCAGGTATCGGTCGGGAAATATTGGCGGGAGGCGGCGCCGCCGCTGCCCCCACCACCAGATCACGTGGTCACCTGGCGGCCCAGCAAGGACGAGCCCGCCACCCTCCGCGAATACCTGAAGACGATGGAAGAAAAGGGTGAACTCCCCGACCGGGCATCCCTGACCCCCGACAAACAGGGGAAGCTGGGGCCGGGAATGGCCGCATGGGTGAAAGCCTGGGCACAGGGACTACAGGGTAAGACCGCCCCCGACGGCCACCCCTACACCCAGGATGCGGTAGCCACACTATCCGGCAAACTGATCGACCAGACATCGGTCGGGAATTATTGGCGGGAGGCGGCGCCGCCGCTGCCCCCACCACCAGATCACGTGGTCACCTGGCGGCCCAGCAAGGACGGGCCCGCCACCCTCCGCGAATACCTGAAGACGCTGGAAGAAAAGGGTGAACTCCCCGACCGGGTATCCCTGACCCCCGACAGAAATGGGAAGCTGGGGCCGGGAATGGCCGCATGGGTGAAAGCCTGGGCACAGGGACTACAGGGTAAGACCACCCCCGACGGCCACCCCTACACCCAGAAGGAGGTAGCCAAACTATCCGGCAAACTGATCACCCAAGAATCGGTCAGGAATCATTGGCGGGAGGCGGCGCCGCCGCTCCCTCCACCGCCACCCGGAACGGGTCAAGGTCTCGAGTTGCCGTTTGATTTACACCTTCTGCGTTATTAGTTCTCGAGTTTCACGGGCCTTAGGGGTTTCCTAACGCTCATGTCACCGGGGATCATTTGGTTGATATTTAGGGCGTGGGGTCGAGTGTCTGGCCGGGCACCCAGCATTCGTCCCGGATGTCTGTGTCGGCAAAGGACCATTTGACGACAGGTGCGCAACGGAGTCAATGGATCACTCCCGACCACGGGAATCCGACCCGCCGATCCAATGCAGGCCGATCCGAGTCGACGACAGCGTTTGATGACAGCCCCGGTTCGCTGGCACGTTGACGGCCCGCGCGAGCCAGCTTGTCGACGCGCGGGCGGCGGGGCAGGTGGCCGTGGGTCGGCCACCACGGCGCGCAGCGCGTCGAGGCTGACCACTTGTGATGGCCGCCGGTAGCGATAGGGTGGCCAACGGCAATCCGGACAAAAACGGCCCCCGCTGGGGGCCGTTCCTGCCGTATCTCTCGGGCGTCCTTCGGAAGCGAGTGCGGCCCGAAGGTTGCCGAGTAGCCTCCACGCAGATGCCCCCGCCCGATTGGGCGTCAGACGCCTCGGAGGCTCTGGATGGCTCGGATGATGAGCTGCCGGGCAGGCTCGTCGAACACCGCCTCGGCGTTGAGTCGGTCCATCGCGTGAGCGTAGGCCTCGGCCTCGTCACCGTGATGCATCGTCTCCCCGATGAACGTCTCCACGACGGCCAGGTCGTCGAACAGGATGAAGCCGTTCTGGGGTGCGGTCGGCAGGTACACCCCGAAGGGAATGATCCCGAACTGGAGGTTGGGCATCCCGGCGAGCGCCAGCAGACGGTCGAGCTGGGCGAGCTGAACCTCGGCCGGGCAGAGCAGCAGCCGCAGGGCCGCCTCGGTGACGACGAACTCGAACCGCTTCGAGGTGTCGTAGAGGATTTGGTGGCGGCGTACCCGTTCCGCTGTGGCGGCAGCGATCTCTTGTTCGTCGGCCCCATGGAGGCCGACGCCTTCCTGGATGCGGTGCCGGGCGTACTCCGCAGTCTGCAACAGCCCAGGGATGTAGACGATCTCGGCATTGCGAATCACTCTGGCGTTCCGAGCAAGGTCGT is part of the Micromonospora olivasterospora genome and encodes:
- a CDS encoding IS4 family transposase, which codes for MQEKSVITRSIEVAGGVHAPGHLGELTQIIDFDLVDAVLEETGTREKRLRLLPSRVVVYFVLALALLDRCSYRATWGKLTAALAGLCLTRPSISSLSRARRRVGVAPLRRLFETLAGAVGLLGQPGVFYRGLRTVAIDGTHLHVPDEEQVTWRYPTRVGDKLEFGYPLLRLLVMIECGTRALLAAAFGPETEGELAYAQRLLGVLDRTMLLLADAGFDAAEFLRDVGATGAQFLVRSSARRCPTIQRRLPDGSYLARIGYGSLPALILVRVIEAQVTVTLADGSLRREQWRLITSLTDHTRYPAHELVDLYHERWQAETTYFSIKATMLDGRVLRSRSIPGIEQEVYALLTAYQALIRAAADATCTQPGLDMDRISFTVLIDAAADTITTASGILPGSSTDLLGTIGHAALADLLPAWRRPRIKARSRKNPTSKYSPNAGQHPATTQTYTFHADITIFEKGLASRSRR
- a CDS encoding DivIVA domain-containing protein, with translation MRQLVERLLGRRSAVPERAGGTAYRSASCVPLRPADVRTRRFGRTRLGRRGLDPDEVLTFLDRVAAELADAQRAAERARGETHRIKDALRRWQSEQAQARDLLRNANQRPAGYRPAPAPGPALLPYR
- a CDS encoding EamA family transporter codes for the protein MIALALLWGSSFLWIKLALRGFNPVQIVFARLLLGFVVLTPLALSRGLRFPKGRATWAHLFVAALVSNAVPYVLFVAVLLGWLALGEAVTPAILAGITLVLLGVALTRS
- a CDS encoding DUF5753 domain-containing protein, yielding MERLAGVISVTPRARWAHRHEVRVEGDRVPTQSPSTRALPGCAAHAGANQPRRAPRPRNYDDLARNARVIRNAEIVYIPGLLQTAEYARHRIQEGVGLHGADEQEIAAATAERVRRHQILYDTSKRFEFVVTEAALRLLLCPAEVQLAQLDRLLALAGMPNLQFGIIPFGVYLPTAPQNGFILFDDLAVVETFIGETMHHGDEAEAYAHAMDRLNAEAVFDEPARQLIIRAIQSLRGV